The following coding sequences lie in one Ictalurus furcatus strain D&B chromosome 7, Billie_1.0, whole genome shotgun sequence genomic window:
- the uggt1 gene encoding UDP-glucose:glycoprotein glucosyltransferase 1 isoform X2 — translation MWMLWPFLVALHFVSCVDGDSKAVTTTLTTKWSSTPLLLEASEFLAEESQDKFWDFVEANQDIENDHDGTDLSYYELILKRAGQLLSPVQLKLLKFALSLRSYSSTVFSFQQIASNEPPPPGCKAFFNVHGEKSCDLDRLKNLIDVASEKTKPFLFKGDHRFSSADPDAPVVILYAEVGTKEFARFHQHMLAKANKGLINYILRHYLSKPSDNKVFLSGYGVELAIKNQEYKAKDDTQVQGDDANATMIGQNDPVDEVQGFLFGKLKTIHPELKEQLKELRKHLVESTNEMAPLKVWQMQDLSFQTAARILAAPPVDALNVMKDLSQNFPTKARSLTKTAVSSAIRKEIEENQKYFKGSLGLQPGDSALFINGLHIDLDVQDIFSVFDVLRSEARVMEGLRSLLIDSSFIHDILKLNVQPSDSDYAVDIRSPAVYWINNLETDGRYSSWPSTVQELLRPTFPGVIRQIRKNFHNLVMILDPTHESTAELLSVAEMFYANNIPLRIGLVFVVNVEDDVDGMQDAGVAMLRAFNYVAEEVDNQMAFDAIVSMLNRVPSGGKLKVEDVVAVLKKRYPYVEISSILGADSVYDNNRKEGKAYHEQTGVGPLPVVLYNGMPLQREQLDPDELETTVMHKILDTTSFFQRAVYLGELSSDHDVVEYIMNQPNVVPRINSRILSTTRSYLDLSSTNNHFIDDYARFLFLDMKEKNTAMANSMNYMTKKDDGVIRPVTFWVVGDFDQPAGRQLLYDAIRHTKTSNNVRLGMIDNPTDSPTNATTLIARAIWAAMQTQTANNAKNFITKMVKEETADALYSGANIADFAVGGMDIPLFKEAYESPKADVLLAQAAYCRDALKLRKGQRAVISNGRVIGPLEEGEVFNQDDFLLLESIIMKTSGERIKNKIQQMAVEEDRASDLVMKVDALLSSQPKGEARVEHGFTNDRHSAVKIRPKEEEVYFDIVAVVDPVTRDAQKLAPLLLVLKQLVNVNLRVFMNCQSKLSDMPLKSFYRYVLEPEVTFMADNRLALGPMAKFLDMPQSPLFTLNLNTPESWMVESVRTRHDLDNIYLQEVDSVVAAEYELEHLLLEGHCFDVSTGQPPRGLQFTLGTASDPVIVDTIVMANLGYFQLKANPGAWILRLRKGRSDDIYKIYSHDGTDSPADAEDLIVVLNNFKSKIIKVKVQKKPDMMNEELLSDGSSENDSGFWQSLTRGFTGTQKVEETKQEKDDVINIFSVASGHLYERFLRIMMMSVLKHTKTPVKFWFLKNYLSPTFKEFIPFMAQEYGFQYELVQYKWPRWLHQQTEKQRIIWGYKILFLDVLFPLAVDKILFVDADQIVRTDLKELRDLDLEGAPYGYTPFCESRTEMDGYRFWKSGYWASHLGPRKYHISALYVVDLKKFRKIAAGDRLRGQYQGLSQDPNSLSNLDQDLPNNMIHQVPIKSLPQEWLWCETWCDDASKAKAKTIDLCNNPQTKEPKLQAAVRIVAEWTDYDQEIKRIYNKFLEGRERGAHSGEKHTLSEGKTDGKKHTEL, via the exons ATGTGGATGCTTTGGCCATTTCTGGTGGCTCTGCACTTTGTGTCATGCGTAGACGGCGACTCGAAGGCTGTGACCACGACGCTTACCACCAAATGGTCCTCTACACCATTGCTCCTGGAGGCCAG TGAGTTTCTTGCCGAGGAAAGCCAGGATAAGTTCTGGGACTTCGTGGAGGCTAACCAAGATATCGAAAATGACCATGACG GCACAGATCTGTCCTATTACGAGCTGATCTTGAAGCGAGCCGGGCAACTCTTGAGTCCAGTGCAGTTGAAGCTGCTGAAGTTTGCGCTCTCGCTACGTTCCTACTCGTCCACTGTTTTTTCCTTCCAGCAG ATAGCGTCGAACGAACCTCCTCCACCAGGCTGCAAGGCGTTTTTCAACGTCCATGGAGAGAAATCATGCGATCTAGACCGCCTGAAGAACCTGATCGACGTTGCTTCGGAGAA GACAAAGCCTTTCCTGTTCAAAGGTGATCACAGGTTTTCCTCGGCTGACCCGGACGCTCCTGTTGTCATCCTCTATGCCGAGGTGGGAACCAAAGAGTTTGCTAGGTTCCACCAGCACATGCTGGCCAAAGCCAACAAGGGCCTGATTAACTACATCCTGCGCCATTATCTCTCA AAACCCAGCGATAATAAAGTTTTCCTGTCCGGATACGGCGTCGAGTTGGCCATCAAAAACCAGGAGTACAAAGCCAAAGACGACACACAAGTTCAAG GTGATGATGCGAACGCCACAATGATCGGCCAAAACGACCCCGTGGACGAAGTGCAGGGCTTCCTGTTTGGCAAACTCAA aacaaTCCACCCAGAGTTGAAGGAACAGCTGAAGGAACTTCGTAAACACCTGGTCGAGAGTACGAACGAGATGGCACCGCTCAAAGTCTGGCAGATGCAAG ATCTCAGCTTCCAGACGGCAGCGCGTATCCTGGCAGCCCCTCCTGTAGATGCTCTTAATGTAATGAAAGACCTGAGCCAGAATTTTCCTACGAAAGCGAG GTCCTTAACCAAAACGGCGGTAAGCTCGGCGATTCGTAAGGAGATTGAAGAGAATCAGAag TACTTTAAGGGCTCATTGGGACTGCAGCCAGGAGATTCAGCTCTCTTCATTAACGGACTCCACATTGACCTGGATGTGCAGGACATCTTCAG TGTGTTTGATGTGCTGAGGAGTGAAGCTCGTGTCATGGAGGGCCTCCGTAGCCTCCTCATCGACTCGTCCTTCATTCACGACATCCTCAAACTCAACGTTCAGCCATCCGACTCCGATTACGCCGTGGACATCCGCAGTCCTGCTGTCTAT tGGATCAATAATCTGGAGACGGATGGCAGGTACTCCTCGTGGCCCTCAACTGTGCAGGAGCTTCTGCGTCCCACTTTCCCAGGAGTCATCAGACAGATTCGCAAGAATTTCCACAACCTG GTAATGATCTTGGACCCCACTCATGAGAGCACAGCAGAACTATTGAGTGTCGCAGAGATGTTCTATGCCAACAACATCCCCCTCAG GATAGGACTGGTGTTTGTGGTGAACGTTGAGGACGACGTCGACGGCATGCAGGACGCCGGAGTCGCAATGCTACGAGCTTTCAACTATGTCGCAGAAGAAGTGGACAATCAGATGGCCTTTGACGCCATCGTGTCA ATGCTGAACCGTGTGCCCAGTGGAGGGaagctgaaggtggaggatgtGGTGGCTGTTCTGAAGAAACGTTATCCCTATGTGGAAATAAGCAGCATTCTCGGTGCAGATTCGGTCTACGATAACAATCGCAAG GAAGGGAAGGCGTATCATGAGCAGACGGGAGTGGGTCCTCTACCCGTGGTTCTGTATAACGGCATGCCTCTGCAGCGCGAGCAGCTCGACCCCGACGAGCTCGAGACCACCGTCATGCACAAGATCCTGGACACCACCAGTTTTTTCCAGCGCGCCGTCTATTTG ggtGAGCTTTCAAGCGACCACGACGTAGTAGAATACATCATGAACCAGCCGAACGTGGTGCCACGCATCAACTCTCGCATCCTGTCCACCACCAGGAGCTACCTGGATCTCTCCAGCACCA ATAACCATTTTATCGACGATTATGCCCGATTCCTCTTCCTGGACATGAAAGAGAAGAACACGGCCATGGCTAACAGCATGAACTACATGACGAAGAAAG ACGATGGCGTGATCCGTCCTGTGACGTTTTGGGTGGTCGGAGATTTCGACCAGCCGGCAGGCAGACAGCTGCTGTACGACGCCATCAGACACACG AAAACCAGTAATAACGTGCGCTTGGGCATGATCGATAACCCAACGGACAGTCCCACGAACGCAACCACGCTGATTGCCCGGGCCATCTGGGCGGCCATGCAGACTCAAACGGCCAACAACGCCAAGAACTTCATTACCAAAATGGTCAAAGAGGAGACGGCGGATGCACTGTATTCCGGGGCTAACATCGCTGACTTTGCAGTCGGG GGCATGGACATACCTCTTTTCAAGGAGGCGTATGAGTCTCCTAAAGCGGACGTCCTCTTGGCCCAGGCCGCTTACTGCCGCGATGCCCTGAAGCTGCGTAAAGGCCAGAGGGCCGTCATCAGTAATGGACGG GTTATCGGGCCGCTCGAGGAGGGCGAGGTCTTTAACCAGGACGACTTCCTGCTTCTGGAGAGCATCATAATGAAAACATCCGGAGAGCGAATCAAGAACAAAATCCAGCAGATGGCCGTCGAGGAAGACCG AGCGAGTGATTTGGTCATGAAGGTGGATGCACTGCTGTCATCGCAGCCCAAAGGCGAGGCTCGGGTTGAGCACGGCTTCACAAACGACAGACACAG tgctgtaaaaatcCGCCCCAAGGAGGAGGAAGTGTACTTCGACATCGTGGCCGTGGTGGATCCCGTCACCAGGGATGCTCAGAAACTGGCTCCTCTTCTTTTG GTCCTGAAACAGCTGGTCAACGTTAACCTGCGAGTCTTCATGAACTGCCAGTCCAAGCTCTCAGACATGCCACTTAAAAG TTTCTACCGATACGTGTTGGAGCCCGAGGTGACCTTCATGGCCGATAACCGCTTGGCTCTGGGCCCGATGGCTAAGTTCCTGGACATGCCCCAGTCTCCACTGTTCACTCTGAACCTGAACACGCCCGAGAGCTGGATGGTAGAGTCTGTGCGAACACGTCACGACCTGGACAACATCTACCTACAGGAG GTGGACAGCGTTGTAGCTGCAGAGTACGAGCTGGAGCATCTTCTGCTCGAAGGGCACTGTTTCGACGTGAGCACTGGACAGCCCCCTCGTGGGCTGCAGTTCACCCTAGGCACGGCTTCAGACCCCGTGATAGTCGACACCATCGTCATGGCCAACCTG GGCTACTTCCAGCTCAAAGCCAACCCAGGAGCCTGGATCCTGAGGCTGAGAAAAGGAAGATCAGACGATATCTACAAGATCTACAG TCATGACGGTACGGACTCTCCGGCCGACGCCGAGGATTTAATAGTCGTGCTGAACAACTTCAAGAGCAAGATCATTAAAGTGAAG GTGCAGAAAAAGCCCGACATGATGAACGAGGAGCTCCTCAGCGACGGCAGCAGTGAGAACGACTCCGGATTCTGGCAGTCCCTAACCAG AGGATTCACCGGTACCCAGAAAGTGGAGGAAACCAAGCAGGAGAAAGACGACGTCATCAATATTTTCTCTGTGGCCTCGGGACACTTGTACGAGAGGTTCCTGAG aatcATGATGATGTCTGTGCTGAAACACACCAAGACGCCGGTGAAGTTCTGGTTTCTGAAGAACTATCTGTCTCCAACCTTTAAG GAATTTATCCCCTTCATGGCGCAGGAATATGGGTTTCAGTATGAGTTGGTGCAGTATAAGTGGCCTCGCTGGCTCCATCAGCAAACCGAGAAACAGCGAATCATCTGGGGCTACAAGATCCTCTTCCTGGACGTCCTCTTCCCGCTCGCCGTGGACAAAATCCTCTTCGTCGATGCTGACCAG ATTGTACGCACGGATCTAAAGGAGCTGCGCGACTTGGACCTGGAGGGGGCGCCGTATGGTTACACGCCGTTCTGTGAAAGCCGCACAGAGATGGACGGATACCGCTTCTGGAAGTCCGGCTACTGGGCCAGCCACCTGGGACCCCGCAAGTACCACATCAG TGCACTGTACGTGGTGGATCTGAAGAAGTTCAGGAAGATCGCTGCAGGAGACCGACTGCGAGGACAGTACCAAGGACTGAGCCAGGATCCTAACAGTCTGTCCAACCTTGATCAG GATCTGCCGAACAACATGATCCATCAAGTGCCCATCAAGTCTCTGCCGCAGGAGTGGCTGTGGTGTGAGACATGGTGCGACGACGCCTCCAAAGCCAAGGCCAAGACTATTGACCTG TGCAACAACCCACAGACCAAAGAGCCGAAACTCCAGGCGGCGGTCCGGATCGTGGCTGAATGGACCGATTACGACCAGGAGATCAAGAGGATTTACAACAAGTTCCTAGAAGGACGAGAGAGAggagctcactcaggggagaaGCACACGCTTTCTGAGGGAAAGACAG acGGAAAGAAGCATACAGAGCTGTAG
- the uggt1 gene encoding UDP-glucose:glycoprotein glucosyltransferase 1 isoform X1, with protein sequence MATRAGSSEAGGGYKMWMLWPFLVALHFVSCVDGDSKAVTTTLTTKWSSTPLLLEASEFLAEESQDKFWDFVEANQDIENDHDGTDLSYYELILKRAGQLLSPVQLKLLKFALSLRSYSSTVFSFQQIASNEPPPPGCKAFFNVHGEKSCDLDRLKNLIDVASEKTKPFLFKGDHRFSSADPDAPVVILYAEVGTKEFARFHQHMLAKANKGLINYILRHYLSKPSDNKVFLSGYGVELAIKNQEYKAKDDTQVQGDDANATMIGQNDPVDEVQGFLFGKLKTIHPELKEQLKELRKHLVESTNEMAPLKVWQMQDLSFQTAARILAAPPVDALNVMKDLSQNFPTKARSLTKTAVSSAIRKEIEENQKYFKGSLGLQPGDSALFINGLHIDLDVQDIFSVFDVLRSEARVMEGLRSLLIDSSFIHDILKLNVQPSDSDYAVDIRSPAVYWINNLETDGRYSSWPSTVQELLRPTFPGVIRQIRKNFHNLVMILDPTHESTAELLSVAEMFYANNIPLRIGLVFVVNVEDDVDGMQDAGVAMLRAFNYVAEEVDNQMAFDAIVSMLNRVPSGGKLKVEDVVAVLKKRYPYVEISSILGADSVYDNNRKEGKAYHEQTGVGPLPVVLYNGMPLQREQLDPDELETTVMHKILDTTSFFQRAVYLGELSSDHDVVEYIMNQPNVVPRINSRILSTTRSYLDLSSTNNHFIDDYARFLFLDMKEKNTAMANSMNYMTKKDDGVIRPVTFWVVGDFDQPAGRQLLYDAIRHTKTSNNVRLGMIDNPTDSPTNATTLIARAIWAAMQTQTANNAKNFITKMVKEETADALYSGANIADFAVGGMDIPLFKEAYESPKADVLLAQAAYCRDALKLRKGQRAVISNGRVIGPLEEGEVFNQDDFLLLESIIMKTSGERIKNKIQQMAVEEDRASDLVMKVDALLSSQPKGEARVEHGFTNDRHSAVKIRPKEEEVYFDIVAVVDPVTRDAQKLAPLLLVLKQLVNVNLRVFMNCQSKLSDMPLKSFYRYVLEPEVTFMADNRLALGPMAKFLDMPQSPLFTLNLNTPESWMVESVRTRHDLDNIYLQEVDSVVAAEYELEHLLLEGHCFDVSTGQPPRGLQFTLGTASDPVIVDTIVMANLGYFQLKANPGAWILRLRKGRSDDIYKIYSHDGTDSPADAEDLIVVLNNFKSKIIKVKVQKKPDMMNEELLSDGSSENDSGFWQSLTRGFTGTQKVEETKQEKDDVINIFSVASGHLYERFLRIMMMSVLKHTKTPVKFWFLKNYLSPTFKEFIPFMAQEYGFQYELVQYKWPRWLHQQTEKQRIIWGYKILFLDVLFPLAVDKILFVDADQIVRTDLKELRDLDLEGAPYGYTPFCESRTEMDGYRFWKSGYWASHLGPRKYHISALYVVDLKKFRKIAAGDRLRGQYQGLSQDPNSLSNLDQDLPNNMIHQVPIKSLPQEWLWCETWCDDASKAKAKTIDLCNNPQTKEPKLQAAVRIVAEWTDYDQEIKRIYNKFLEGRERGAHSGEKHTLSEGKTDGKKHTEL encoded by the exons ATGGCTACTCGAGCAGGAAGTTCAGAAGCCGGTGGAG GCTATAAGATGTGGATGCTTTGGCCATTTCTGGTGGCTCTGCACTTTGTGTCATGCGTAGACGGCGACTCGAAGGCTGTGACCACGACGCTTACCACCAAATGGTCCTCTACACCATTGCTCCTGGAGGCCAG TGAGTTTCTTGCCGAGGAAAGCCAGGATAAGTTCTGGGACTTCGTGGAGGCTAACCAAGATATCGAAAATGACCATGACG GCACAGATCTGTCCTATTACGAGCTGATCTTGAAGCGAGCCGGGCAACTCTTGAGTCCAGTGCAGTTGAAGCTGCTGAAGTTTGCGCTCTCGCTACGTTCCTACTCGTCCACTGTTTTTTCCTTCCAGCAG ATAGCGTCGAACGAACCTCCTCCACCAGGCTGCAAGGCGTTTTTCAACGTCCATGGAGAGAAATCATGCGATCTAGACCGCCTGAAGAACCTGATCGACGTTGCTTCGGAGAA GACAAAGCCTTTCCTGTTCAAAGGTGATCACAGGTTTTCCTCGGCTGACCCGGACGCTCCTGTTGTCATCCTCTATGCCGAGGTGGGAACCAAAGAGTTTGCTAGGTTCCACCAGCACATGCTGGCCAAAGCCAACAAGGGCCTGATTAACTACATCCTGCGCCATTATCTCTCA AAACCCAGCGATAATAAAGTTTTCCTGTCCGGATACGGCGTCGAGTTGGCCATCAAAAACCAGGAGTACAAAGCCAAAGACGACACACAAGTTCAAG GTGATGATGCGAACGCCACAATGATCGGCCAAAACGACCCCGTGGACGAAGTGCAGGGCTTCCTGTTTGGCAAACTCAA aacaaTCCACCCAGAGTTGAAGGAACAGCTGAAGGAACTTCGTAAACACCTGGTCGAGAGTACGAACGAGATGGCACCGCTCAAAGTCTGGCAGATGCAAG ATCTCAGCTTCCAGACGGCAGCGCGTATCCTGGCAGCCCCTCCTGTAGATGCTCTTAATGTAATGAAAGACCTGAGCCAGAATTTTCCTACGAAAGCGAG GTCCTTAACCAAAACGGCGGTAAGCTCGGCGATTCGTAAGGAGATTGAAGAGAATCAGAag TACTTTAAGGGCTCATTGGGACTGCAGCCAGGAGATTCAGCTCTCTTCATTAACGGACTCCACATTGACCTGGATGTGCAGGACATCTTCAG TGTGTTTGATGTGCTGAGGAGTGAAGCTCGTGTCATGGAGGGCCTCCGTAGCCTCCTCATCGACTCGTCCTTCATTCACGACATCCTCAAACTCAACGTTCAGCCATCCGACTCCGATTACGCCGTGGACATCCGCAGTCCTGCTGTCTAT tGGATCAATAATCTGGAGACGGATGGCAGGTACTCCTCGTGGCCCTCAACTGTGCAGGAGCTTCTGCGTCCCACTTTCCCAGGAGTCATCAGACAGATTCGCAAGAATTTCCACAACCTG GTAATGATCTTGGACCCCACTCATGAGAGCACAGCAGAACTATTGAGTGTCGCAGAGATGTTCTATGCCAACAACATCCCCCTCAG GATAGGACTGGTGTTTGTGGTGAACGTTGAGGACGACGTCGACGGCATGCAGGACGCCGGAGTCGCAATGCTACGAGCTTTCAACTATGTCGCAGAAGAAGTGGACAATCAGATGGCCTTTGACGCCATCGTGTCA ATGCTGAACCGTGTGCCCAGTGGAGGGaagctgaaggtggaggatgtGGTGGCTGTTCTGAAGAAACGTTATCCCTATGTGGAAATAAGCAGCATTCTCGGTGCAGATTCGGTCTACGATAACAATCGCAAG GAAGGGAAGGCGTATCATGAGCAGACGGGAGTGGGTCCTCTACCCGTGGTTCTGTATAACGGCATGCCTCTGCAGCGCGAGCAGCTCGACCCCGACGAGCTCGAGACCACCGTCATGCACAAGATCCTGGACACCACCAGTTTTTTCCAGCGCGCCGTCTATTTG ggtGAGCTTTCAAGCGACCACGACGTAGTAGAATACATCATGAACCAGCCGAACGTGGTGCCACGCATCAACTCTCGCATCCTGTCCACCACCAGGAGCTACCTGGATCTCTCCAGCACCA ATAACCATTTTATCGACGATTATGCCCGATTCCTCTTCCTGGACATGAAAGAGAAGAACACGGCCATGGCTAACAGCATGAACTACATGACGAAGAAAG ACGATGGCGTGATCCGTCCTGTGACGTTTTGGGTGGTCGGAGATTTCGACCAGCCGGCAGGCAGACAGCTGCTGTACGACGCCATCAGACACACG AAAACCAGTAATAACGTGCGCTTGGGCATGATCGATAACCCAACGGACAGTCCCACGAACGCAACCACGCTGATTGCCCGGGCCATCTGGGCGGCCATGCAGACTCAAACGGCCAACAACGCCAAGAACTTCATTACCAAAATGGTCAAAGAGGAGACGGCGGATGCACTGTATTCCGGGGCTAACATCGCTGACTTTGCAGTCGGG GGCATGGACATACCTCTTTTCAAGGAGGCGTATGAGTCTCCTAAAGCGGACGTCCTCTTGGCCCAGGCCGCTTACTGCCGCGATGCCCTGAAGCTGCGTAAAGGCCAGAGGGCCGTCATCAGTAATGGACGG GTTATCGGGCCGCTCGAGGAGGGCGAGGTCTTTAACCAGGACGACTTCCTGCTTCTGGAGAGCATCATAATGAAAACATCCGGAGAGCGAATCAAGAACAAAATCCAGCAGATGGCCGTCGAGGAAGACCG AGCGAGTGATTTGGTCATGAAGGTGGATGCACTGCTGTCATCGCAGCCCAAAGGCGAGGCTCGGGTTGAGCACGGCTTCACAAACGACAGACACAG tgctgtaaaaatcCGCCCCAAGGAGGAGGAAGTGTACTTCGACATCGTGGCCGTGGTGGATCCCGTCACCAGGGATGCTCAGAAACTGGCTCCTCTTCTTTTG GTCCTGAAACAGCTGGTCAACGTTAACCTGCGAGTCTTCATGAACTGCCAGTCCAAGCTCTCAGACATGCCACTTAAAAG TTTCTACCGATACGTGTTGGAGCCCGAGGTGACCTTCATGGCCGATAACCGCTTGGCTCTGGGCCCGATGGCTAAGTTCCTGGACATGCCCCAGTCTCCACTGTTCACTCTGAACCTGAACACGCCCGAGAGCTGGATGGTAGAGTCTGTGCGAACACGTCACGACCTGGACAACATCTACCTACAGGAG GTGGACAGCGTTGTAGCTGCAGAGTACGAGCTGGAGCATCTTCTGCTCGAAGGGCACTGTTTCGACGTGAGCACTGGACAGCCCCCTCGTGGGCTGCAGTTCACCCTAGGCACGGCTTCAGACCCCGTGATAGTCGACACCATCGTCATGGCCAACCTG GGCTACTTCCAGCTCAAAGCCAACCCAGGAGCCTGGATCCTGAGGCTGAGAAAAGGAAGATCAGACGATATCTACAAGATCTACAG TCATGACGGTACGGACTCTCCGGCCGACGCCGAGGATTTAATAGTCGTGCTGAACAACTTCAAGAGCAAGATCATTAAAGTGAAG GTGCAGAAAAAGCCCGACATGATGAACGAGGAGCTCCTCAGCGACGGCAGCAGTGAGAACGACTCCGGATTCTGGCAGTCCCTAACCAG AGGATTCACCGGTACCCAGAAAGTGGAGGAAACCAAGCAGGAGAAAGACGACGTCATCAATATTTTCTCTGTGGCCTCGGGACACTTGTACGAGAGGTTCCTGAG aatcATGATGATGTCTGTGCTGAAACACACCAAGACGCCGGTGAAGTTCTGGTTTCTGAAGAACTATCTGTCTCCAACCTTTAAG GAATTTATCCCCTTCATGGCGCAGGAATATGGGTTTCAGTATGAGTTGGTGCAGTATAAGTGGCCTCGCTGGCTCCATCAGCAAACCGAGAAACAGCGAATCATCTGGGGCTACAAGATCCTCTTCCTGGACGTCCTCTTCCCGCTCGCCGTGGACAAAATCCTCTTCGTCGATGCTGACCAG ATTGTACGCACGGATCTAAAGGAGCTGCGCGACTTGGACCTGGAGGGGGCGCCGTATGGTTACACGCCGTTCTGTGAAAGCCGCACAGAGATGGACGGATACCGCTTCTGGAAGTCCGGCTACTGGGCCAGCCACCTGGGACCCCGCAAGTACCACATCAG TGCACTGTACGTGGTGGATCTGAAGAAGTTCAGGAAGATCGCTGCAGGAGACCGACTGCGAGGACAGTACCAAGGACTGAGCCAGGATCCTAACAGTCTGTCCAACCTTGATCAG GATCTGCCGAACAACATGATCCATCAAGTGCCCATCAAGTCTCTGCCGCAGGAGTGGCTGTGGTGTGAGACATGGTGCGACGACGCCTCCAAAGCCAAGGCCAAGACTATTGACCTG TGCAACAACCCACAGACCAAAGAGCCGAAACTCCAGGCGGCGGTCCGGATCGTGGCTGAATGGACCGATTACGACCAGGAGATCAAGAGGATTTACAACAAGTTCCTAGAAGGACGAGAGAGAggagctcactcaggggagaaGCACACGCTTTCTGAGGGAAAGACAG acGGAAAGAAGCATACAGAGCTGTAG